Proteins encoded within one genomic window of bacterium:
- a CDS encoding 2,3-bisphosphoglycerate-independent phosphoglycerate mutase gives MEGRRGLLLIADGMGDRPCKVLKGKTPLEAARRPNMDALAGDGECGLMDVIAPGIRCGSDTGHLAMLGYDPRKVYTGRGPFEALGIGMEVKGGDIAFRCNFSTATPDMVVTDRRAGRIKEGTKQLTEAVDGAEIDGILCLFKESVAHRGALVLRGPGLSPMVSDADPHAEGEKVHEAKPLDNTPEAKKTAEVINKWVKLTYERLKDAPLNKQREAEGLPPANIILPRGAGAAPHIGNFNKQNNVNAACVVETGLVRGIARFVGMTILDAPGATGGPDSDLNSIADTIVEAFKDHNFVLCNVKAPDQCGHDNDPELKCQVIEKFDSMVGYLMKRLPEDTIVAITADHSTPCEVKDHSGDPVPLLVCGPGVRRDDVAEFHELTVYKGALQRVRGTDLVNIITQLMLVQEKFGA, from the coding sequence ATGGAAGGTAGACGCGGATTATTATTGATTGCGGATGGGATGGGAGATCGGCCGTGTAAGGTGTTGAAAGGAAAGACACCCCTTGAAGCGGCTCGCCGCCCTAATATGGATGCATTAGCGGGCGATGGAGAGTGTGGATTGATGGATGTCATCGCGCCGGGGATACGGTGCGGGAGTGATACAGGTCATCTGGCGATGCTTGGCTACGATCCGCGCAAAGTCTATACAGGGCGTGGACCTTTCGAGGCGCTTGGAATTGGCATGGAAGTCAAAGGCGGCGATATTGCTTTCCGATGTAACTTCTCGACTGCAACTCCTGATATGGTGGTCACCGATCGCCGAGCAGGACGGATTAAAGAAGGCACCAAGCAGCTAACTGAAGCGGTGGACGGGGCTGAGATTGACGGCATTTTGTGCTTATTTAAGGAATCGGTAGCTCACAGAGGCGCTTTGGTATTACGCGGACCTGGTTTAAGCCCAATGGTTTCCGATGCCGATCCGCATGCCGAAGGCGAAAAAGTCCATGAAGCCAAACCGCTTGACAATACCCCCGAAGCCAAAAAAACTGCTGAAGTTATCAATAAGTGGGTCAAACTCACCTATGAGCGGCTAAAAGATGCGCCTCTTAACAAACAGCGTGAGGCCGAGGGACTTCCACCTGCTAACATAATTCTCCCCCGCGGAGCAGGCGCGGCTCCTCATATTGGTAATTTCAATAAGCAGAACAATGTAAATGCTGCCTGCGTGGTCGAGACCGGACTTGTTCGAGGAATTGCGCGATTTGTGGGAATGACTATCCTCGATGCCCCCGGCGCAACCGGCGGACCTGATTCCGATTTAAATTCAATTGCCGATACCATTGTCGAAGCGTTTAAAGACCACAACTTCGTGCTATGCAACGTCAAAGCGCCCGATCAGTGTGGGCATGATAACGATCCTGAGCTTAAATGCCAGGTCATCGAGAAGTTTGACAGCATGGTGGGCTATTTGATGAAGCGGTTGCCCGAAGATACAATCGTTGCAATTACCGCCGACCACAGCACCCCTTGTGAAGTGAAAGATCATTCAGGCGACCCTGTGCCGTTGCTGGTGTGCGGGCCTGGAGTTCGACGGGATGATGTTGCTGAATTTCATGAACTTACTGTCTATAAAGGCGCGCTACAGCGGGTGCGCGGGACGGATTTAGTGAACATAATCACTCAGTTAATGCTGGTGCAGGAGAAATTTGGGGCATGA
- the thrS gene encoding threonine--tRNA ligase translates to MRLGHHDEELDALRHSTSHLMAQAVLELYPGTQLAIGPPIENGFYYDFEFLEAISADDLPKIEKRMQEIAKKKLPIEREDLPRPEAEKLIHNIKQDTYKVPLLEDIAGDEIISFYRQDSFVDLCRGPHVATTGDIKHFKLLNVAGAYWRGSEKNKMLTRIYGTVWPTQEELDNYLHLLEEAKARDHRKLGRELGLFMFSAIAGQGLPLWLPKGAVLRDILERYLREEQRQRGYLPVVTPHIASKSLFMKSGHLQTFTGKMFPFMEDKESDETFILKPMNCPHHIEIYASQLRSYRDLPVRLAEFGTVYRYEQSGELAGLLRVRGFTQDDAHLFVRPDQLLEEFKGVVDLMMAVLDKLNLKDFRVRVGIRDPLDNKYVGSDENWVQAQAAIEQSCQELNMEYEISVGDAAFYGPKLDLMVRDALGREWQMGTVQVDYNLPERFQLEYIAEDGKPHRPVMIHRAPFGSLERMIGLLIEHFAGAFPLWLAPEQVRVSPIADRHVDYAKEVAAKLDKLGYRVSVDDRRETLGKKIREAQNDKIPYMLILGDKDITNNTVSVRKRIEGDLGPIPIEEFADKLKLELATE, encoded by the coding sequence ATGAGACTTGGTCATCACGATGAAGAATTGGACGCTCTGCGTCACAGCACTTCACACCTCATGGCTCAGGCGGTCCTTGAGCTTTACCCCGGCACTCAACTAGCAATCGGACCCCCTATCGAGAATGGGTTTTACTACGATTTCGAATTCCTTGAAGCGATCAGCGCCGATGATCTTCCTAAGATCGAAAAGCGTATGCAAGAGATTGCAAAGAAGAAACTTCCGATTGAGCGCGAGGATCTTCCGCGACCGGAAGCAGAGAAGCTCATCCACAATATCAAACAGGATACTTACAAGGTTCCGCTCTTGGAAGATATTGCTGGCGATGAGATCATTAGTTTTTATCGGCAGGATAGCTTTGTTGACCTTTGCCGAGGGCCTCATGTGGCTACAACAGGCGATATTAAGCATTTTAAATTGCTGAATGTGGCGGGGGCTTATTGGCGTGGTAGTGAAAAGAATAAGATGCTCACCCGCATCTACGGCACCGTCTGGCCGACCCAAGAAGAGCTTGACAACTATTTGCATTTGCTGGAAGAAGCCAAAGCGCGTGACCATCGCAAGTTGGGACGCGAATTAGGCCTATTCATGTTCAGTGCGATTGCCGGTCAGGGGCTGCCGCTCTGGCTGCCTAAAGGCGCTGTTTTGAGGGATATTCTGGAGCGTTATCTGCGCGAAGAACAGCGACAGCGCGGGTATCTGCCTGTTGTCACTCCCCATATCGCCAGCAAATCACTCTTCATGAAATCGGGCCATTTGCAGACTTTCACCGGCAAGATGTTCCCGTTCATGGAAGATAAAGAGTCAGATGAGACCTTTATTCTCAAGCCCATGAACTGCCCGCATCATATTGAAATCTATGCTTCGCAGCTTCGATCCTACCGTGATCTGCCTGTGAGATTAGCCGAATTCGGCACCGTTTATCGCTATGAACAGAGCGGTGAACTCGCTGGATTGCTGCGCGTACGTGGGTTCACTCAGGACGATGCGCACCTGTTTGTACGTCCCGACCAGCTATTGGAAGAGTTCAAAGGTGTGGTCGACCTGATGATGGCGGTGCTCGATAAGCTTAACTTAAAGGACTTCCGCGTCCGAGTGGGTATCCGCGATCCCCTGGATAATAAATACGTTGGCAGTGATGAGAATTGGGTTCAAGCTCAAGCTGCTATTGAGCAGTCTTGCCAGGAACTCAATATGGAATATGAGATATCCGTAGGCGATGCCGCATTCTACGGGCCGAAGCTCGACCTCATGGTGCGCGATGCACTAGGGCGCGAATGGCAAATGGGAACCGTTCAAGTGGATTACAACCTGCCTGAGCGTTTCCAATTAGAATATATCGCCGAAGACGGTAAACCGCACCGGCCGGTTATGATTCACCGCGCGCCGTTCGGTTCGTTGGAGCGCATGATTGGCCTGCTGATCGAGCATTTTGCGGGCGCTTTCCCATTGTGGTTGGCTCCTGAGCAGGTTCGTGTCTCTCCCATCGCCGATCGGCACGTGGATTATGCCAAAGAGGTTGCTGCGAAGCTTGATAAGCTGGGATACCGTGTATCGGTGGATGACCGACGCGAGACCCTTGGCAAGAAAATCAGAGAAGCACAAAACGACAAAATCCCCTACATGCTCATCCTGGGCGACAAGGACATTACCAACAACACCGTCAGTGTGCGCAAGCGCATCGAAGGTGATCTTGGCCCGATACCTATCGAAGAGTTCGCCGATAAGCTCAAACTAGAACTTGCAACCGAATAG
- a CDS encoding DUF190 domain-containing protein, whose product MKITGPGKLLTIYIGETDQLHGKPLYQAIVEMVKMEGLAGATVKRGLEGFGAHSRIHTAHILSLSEDLPVTIEIADIAERIEQIIPRLDEMVTEGLITVQDVEIIKYVPGPPKKA is encoded by the coding sequence ATGAAAATCACAGGACCAGGGAAGCTATTGACTATCTATATCGGGGAGACCGACCAGTTGCACGGGAAACCCCTATACCAAGCCATTGTTGAGATGGTTAAAATGGAAGGGCTAGCCGGAGCGACCGTTAAACGGGGGCTGGAGGGTTTCGGCGCACACAGCCGAATTCACACCGCACATATCCTGTCGCTTTCGGAGGATCTCCCCGTAACAATCGAGATAGCCGATATAGCAGAACGCATCGAACAGATTATTCCCCGGCTAGATGAAATGGTAACCGAGGGGCTAATCACCGTCCAGGATGTCGAGATTATCAAATACGTCCCCGGCCCCCCAAAAAAAGCATAG